In the genome of Candidatus Hydrogenedentota bacterium, the window ATTGAGGAGACCCGGAGCGACGCGGTGGTCGTTTTGCTCAAGAATCCCGAAGAGTCGCTTCTGATCGGAATCTTCGCGCGGTCCCTGGGCGCGAAGAAAGTGGTCGTTCGGTGCGATGAGGGGGGGTATGTGCCGCTGGCGCATAAACTGGGCGTGGATGCGGTGCTGAGCCCGAACCGGGCGATGATCGGGGCCATATTGCGGTATGTCCGCCGCGGTTCCGTGGAGTCGACGCTCCTCCTGGGGGATCGTGGCGCCGAGATCATCCAGTACAAGGTTCCGGCATCCGCGCCGGGCGGAATTCTGGAGAAACCGCTGAGTGACATCAAATTCCCCGAAGGCGCGCTCGTGGGGGCGGTGGTTCGCGGCGGAGCGGCGTTTATTGCCTCCGGGGATACGATCCTGCGGCCCGGGGACACCCTGTTTATAGCGTGCAACCGCGAGTCGATCCGCGGCGTGGAACGCCTTTTCTCCTGAGGCGCGTGGCGCGGGCCAGCGGCGCATTGCTACAGCATCTCTCCGCAGTGCATGCAGTATTTCGCTTCGAGCGCGTGGAATTCGCCGCCACAGGAGGGGCACGCGCGCACGCTGCGGTTTCGGGCCTGGCGTTCGGTGGCGCGGGCCAGCTCCACGCTTACGATGCCGGTGGGCACCGCGATAATGCCGTAGCCCAGTAGCATGATGGCCGTCGCGACCGCCTGCCCGAGCGGCGTAATGGGGGAGATATCGCCGTAGCCGACAGTCGTCAGGGTGACGATGGCCCAGTAAATGCTCTTGGGAATGCTGGTATAGCCGCTTGCCTCGCCCTCGATAACATACATGAGCGAGCCGGCGATCGTGGCCAGCGTGATGACCGCGAAGAGGAAGATGGCGATTTTCCGGCGGCTCTCGTGAAGCGCGACCATGAGGAGATCGGCCTCGCCGACGTATTGCATGATCTTGAGCACGCGAAAGACGCGCAGGACGCGTACGAGCCGAATCACCAGGAGGTAGTGGCTGCCGGGTACCAGCAGGCTGACGTAGGTGGGCAGAATGGCGAGGAGGTCCACGATACCGAAGAAGCTGCGGGCGTAGCGGGCCGGCTTTTCGATGCAGATCAGCCGCAGGATGTATTCGATCGTGAAGACGATCGTGAAGACCCACTCCGCAATGTGGAACTCATGCGCGAAAACGGCGTTGTAGGACTTCACGCTGTCGAGCATGACCGTAATGACACTGAGGACGATCAGCGCGATGAGCACGACATCAAACAACTTGCCGGATGCGGTGTCGGCCTCGAAGATGATCACGCGCAGCCGGTGCTGGAAGCGCCTGAAGGGCGATTGGATTTCGTTTTCGCTCATGGTCCACAATCCGGGCTCGTGTAAGACGCGTTGCGACGCCGTACGGGCTCCGCGCGAAGAATCTACACCATTCACCCCAAAGCTATTCGGCCCCGCGCCGTCACCAAACGGACTGCATTATGCAAAAGGCCCCGGCCCTCCGCAAATCCCTTCTCCGATGGTTTCGTGAAGAGGCCCGCGATCTGCCCTGGCGCAAGACCCGGGATCCGTATCACGTGTGGCTCTCGGAGGTCCTGTTGCAACAGACCCGGGTGGATCAGGGACTCCCGTACTACGAGCGCTTCCTGGCGGCCATGCCGGCGCTGGAGGATCTCGCGCGCGCGAGCGAAGACGAGGTGCTGAAGTTGTGGGAAGGGCTCGGGTACTACACCCGCGCGCGCAACCTGCACAAGGCCGCGCGGCAGGTGCTGGACCAGTATGGCGGGCGGCTTCCCGAGAAGGCCGAGCTGCTTCAATTGCTGCCGGGCGTCGGCAAGTACACGGCGGGGGCGATCGCCAGCATCGCGTTTGGCGAGCGGGCGCCCGTGGTGGATGGGAACGTGAAGCGCGTGCTGAGCCGGGTGTTCAATATTGCCCAGCCGATTGACGACGCGGCGGTCGACCGGAAATTGTGGGGGCTGGCGGAGGCGCTTGTTCCGGAGTCGGACCCGGGCGACTTCAACCAGGCGATGATGGAGCTGGGCGCGCGCATCTGCACGCCCAAGAAGCCCGATTGCGGCTCCTGCCCGATCGCATCCGAGTGCGAGGCTTTTGCGCGCGGCGTCCAGGAGAAGCGGCCGGTGCGGAAACCCCGGAAGACGGTTCCGCACAAGGAAATCGTGGTGGCGGTCATTGCCGAGGATGGGCGCTATCTCATTGGCAAGCGCCCGCCGGAGGGGATGCTCGCGGGGCTGTGGGAATTCCCCGGCGGGAAGGTTGAGGCCGGCGAGAGCCACCAGGACGCGCTTGTGCGGGAGTGCCGGGAGGAGCTCGGCGTGGAGGTGAAGGCCGGCGGCATGATCGCCACGCTTAATCACGCCTACACGCACCTGAAGGTGACGCTGAACGTGTACCGGTGCGTGATTCTTTCGGGGAAGCCGCGCGCGCGCACCCACAGCGAGTTGATGTGGGTGCGCCCGGACGCGTTTGACGAATACGCGTTTCCGAAGGCGAACCACAAGTTCCTGGGGCTTCTGCGCTGAGGCTTTGCGGCGCGTTTGCAATATCGGCGCCATTGATCGGGGAGACGGCTGGACCCGGATCACAGCCGTCTATCCGATTCGCGGCTTCGGCGCGAGACGGGCGGGCCGCCCGCGCTCCCATTGGTCCGCACTTCCGTTGTGGCGCAGGTTTGTGTCGTCGAGAAATCAAGCCCACTTCATTCCGCTGAAGTGTTACGATCAATCCACCCTCTGAATCCCGGGAAGCGCCCGTTTCTCCGGCCAATCAGTCCCGGCCGCCGAGATATCCCACCGCGTCCAGGGCCTCCAGATCGCTCTCGCTTAACGCGGCGCCTTCGACGACTCCGGCGGGGGATCGGGGCTGCGACTCTTCCAGCAGGCTTCGCAGCCGTTCGGCGCGATCCGGATCGGCGCCCGATCGGTCGTCCAGCTCGCCGGGGTCCGCGTCCAGATCAAACAGCCAGTGGCGGCCGCCCGCGCTGTCCTCGATCCAGACCGCGCCTTCATGCACGATCGCCCGCTGATCCACGCCCAGCGACGCCCACGGCCCGCGCGTGAACGAGAGCGCCGCTCCCCCGGGCGATTCCCGCGACGCCACGCCCAGGCGGCCCCACAAATCCTGGAGCACGGTCAGCACGGACACCCGCTCGGCGTGCTCCGCGGGGCCGGCGAAGGGCGCATCGATGATCAACGGCACGCGGATTTGCTCCTGGTGCAGCGTCACGCCGTGGCCCATGCCGCCGCGCTCCCAGAACTCTTCCCCGTGATCGGAAAGCACCACGAAGACCGTGTTCGGTTCCACCGCGCGGATGCCGCGCACCAGCGTCTCGACCGCGCGGTCCGCGGCCAGGCACTCCAGGTCGTACCGGTGGCGCACGGCCTCCTTACCCGCTTCGGATAGATCGGGTATCGTGTGCGCCGGCTGAAGCCCGATCGCGGTCTGAACCTGATCCAGATAGTAGGCCATAAACCGCGCGTCATCGTCGATAAGCGCCTGGTCGTACGCCGGGAGATCCGGCATCGGCCCCAGCGCGCCGGCCACGGCGGGATCGGGCCGGTAGGGCGCATGGGGATCCATATAGTGCGCATACAGGAAGAACGGCGGGTCCAGCGACGGCAGCGCCGCAATCGCGGCCGACGTCACCGCCTCCGCGGGCGCCCCGTTGTGAAAGTGGTAGTGGCCCGCTTCGTATCCCTGGGCGAAACCCAGCGCGGGCGCCAGGTTGGCGTTGGTCTGAAAGGCCCAGGTCGTATACCCCGCCGACGTGAAGCGCTCCGCGAGGGTCGTCCACGACTCCGCCAAGCGGTCGCTTGTGGGGCGCTCGGGATCCTCCAATCGCGCGCTGTACACGATCCCGTGCGCATAGGGATACACGCCCGTGATTATCGAGGCAAGCGCCGGCTTCGTCCAGCTCGACGGGCTTATCGCGTTGGGGTACCACGCGCTTTCCCGGGCCATCCCCGAAAGAAACGGCATCACCGGGCGGCCATGGCGCACCGCGTGAACACGGTCCGCCCGCAACGTGTCGATGAGGATAAACACCACGTTGGGGCGCGTGTTCGACGTGGCCGCGGCTGGGGGATCGGCCGCGCCGCCACACCCGGCGAGAAGCACAACGAGCAGCGGCATCAGCACCGCCGCGCGCACGCCCCCGCGTGGTATACCTCGCGTCACATACATCCCTTCGCGCCCGATCGCGCCTTGAATCCATCCGCCCGCCCCGGTAGGATGCCCGAGTTACGGGATCCGATACAAGCACGGGAGAGCGACACCATGCCAACGACATCTTTTTCGCGGCGCGCCTTTCTGCAGGCCGCCGCCGCATCCGCCATGACGGCCACCGCGGTGGCGCGGCCCGCGGATGTGCGCCCGGGCAGCCCGAACATCCTGCTCATTCTCGTCGATGATCTGGGCAATGGCGACCTCGAATCCCATGGCGCCCCCGATATGAAGACGCCCCACCTCAACGCGCTCATGGAAGCGGGCGTGCGCCTGGACAACTTCTATGCGAACTGTCCCGTGTGCTCGCCGACCCGGGCCGCCCTCCTGAGCGGACGTTATCCGGATCTCGCGGGCGTCCCCGGCGTCATTCGCACCCATTGGGACAATTCCTGGGGCTACCTCCGGGAGGACATCGACCTGTTGCCGGCCGTGCTGCGCCGCGCGGGTTACCACACCGCCATGGTCGGCAAGTGGCACCTCGGCCTCGAAGCGCCCAACCGGCCCTGGGAGCGCGGCTTCGACCACTTCCAGGGCTTCCTCGGCGACATGATGGACGACTACTACAACCACCGGCGTCACGGGATCCACTACATGCGCAAGAACGAGCGCGCGGTCTTCCCCGAGGGCCACTCCACGGACATCTTCAGCGATTGGGCCGCCGACTACATCCGCTATCAGGCCGAGGCCGAAGCGCCCTTCTTCCTGTACCTCGCCTACAACGCACCCCACACCCCCATCGAGCCGCCCGACGAGTGGCTGGCCCGCGTCAAGGCGCGCGAGCCCGGCATTGCCGATGATCGCGCCGCGCTGGTGGCGCTGATCGAACACATGGACGATGGGATTGGCCGCACCGTGCAGGCCCTGAAGGATACCGGCCAGTACGACGACACGATGATCATCTTCTGCTCCGACAACGGCGGCCAGGCCAGCGCCGGCGGAACCAACGGCCCCGTGCGCGGCGCGAAACAGGACATGTACGAGGGCGGCATCAAGGTCCCCGGCTGCGTCAGCTGGCCCGCGCGCATCGCGCCCGCGCAACGGCGCGACGACCCCGTAATGACCATGGATTTCTACCCCACTCTGTGCGGCCTGGCCGGCGTGCCCTTCGATCCCCGCGCCGACGGCGTCGATCTGGCGCCGGCGCTCTGGGGCGACGGCGGCGTCGACCCCGACCGCACCATGATCTGGATGCGGCGCGAGGGCGGGCAGTACGGCGGCCAGGATTACTACGCCATCCGCCGGGGCCCGTGGAAACTTGTTCAGAACAGCCCCTTCGAGACCTTCGAGCTCTTCAACCTCGCCGAAGATCCGAAGGAGGCCGCGCCCGTCTCGGGCAACCACCCCATGCGCGCCGAACTCGCCCGCGCGCTACGGGAACATGTGCTGCGCGCCGGATCGGTCCCGTGGCAACGTCCACCGGGCATATAGCGCCGCGCCGCCGTCAGCGGGAGGCCGCCTCCCGAACGCGAAGCAGCATCCCGGCCCCGCGATCCGCCACCTGCTCCAGCCAGGCCGCCGCGGCAAGCCGGGTCCGCGTTGCCTCCGGGACCGGCCACGTCGCCGGACAGTAGATCCACGCCGCGCACCATTCCCGCGCGATGGCCTCGCGTTCCGCGTCGGGCGTCGCGGGATCGAAGAAGGTCTCCACCGCCCCGCGCACGCGCGCATGCGGAACCGTGGTGAGATTGAAGCTCCCGATTCCATAGACCACCGGGTTGCCGCGCCGCAGCGCGATCACGTCGCTTGCGGGCGCGGGCGCCAGCACGGTTCCGCCGCCGATCCGCTCCATCAGCGCGGCGTCGTCCACATGCATCACCTCCGTGTGGAGCGCCGGATACGGCCCCGCCGCGCCCGCCCGGCCAAGCGGCGACTGAAAAAACAGCAAAGCCACAGCAGCCGACAAGACGCCCATTCCGACGAGCGCGCCCCCGATCGCACGGCCCGCCGGCATCCGCCAGTGCGCCAGGCCCGCCGCCGCCGCCATGCACAGCGGCAGCCAGAGCAGCACCTGGATCCGTTGCGGGCCGAAGCGTAGAAACCACCCCTGGCCA includes:
- a CDS encoding ion transporter, which codes for MSENEIQSPFRRFQHRLRVIIFEADTASGKLFDVVLIALIVLSVITVMLDSVKSYNAVFAHEFHIAEWVFTIVFTIEYILRLICIEKPARYARSFFGIVDLLAILPTYVSLLVPGSHYLLVIRLVRVLRVFRVLKIMQYVGEADLLMVALHESRRKIAIFLFAVITLATIAGSLMYVIEGEASGYTSIPKSIYWAIVTLTTVGYGDISPITPLGQAVATAIMLLGYGIIAVPTGIVSVELARATERQARNRSVRACPSCGGEFHALEAKYCMHCGEML
- a CDS encoding sulfatase, with the translated sequence MTRGIPRGGVRAAVLMPLLVVLLAGCGGAADPPAAATSNTRPNVVFILIDTLRADRVHAVRHGRPVMPFLSGMARESAWYPNAISPSSWTKPALASIITGVYPYAHGIVYSARLEDPERPTSDRLAESWTTLAERFTSAGYTTWAFQTNANLAPALGFAQGYEAGHYHFHNGAPAEAVTSAAIAALPSLDPPFFLYAHYMDPHAPYRPDPAVAGALGPMPDLPAYDQALIDDDARFMAYYLDQVQTAIGLQPAHTIPDLSEAGKEAVRHRYDLECLAADRAVETLVRGIRAVEPNTVFVVLSDHGEEFWERGGMGHGVTLHQEQIRVPLIIDAPFAGPAEHAERVSVLTVLQDLWGRLGVASRESPGGAALSFTRGPWASLGVDQRAIVHEGAVWIEDSAGGRHWLFDLDADPGELDDRSGADPDRAERLRSLLEESQPRSPAGVVEGAALSESDLEALDAVGYLGGRD
- the mutY gene encoding A/G-specific adenine glycosylase, which gives rise to MQKAPALRKSLLRWFREEARDLPWRKTRDPYHVWLSEVLLQQTRVDQGLPYYERFLAAMPALEDLARASEDEVLKLWEGLGYYTRARNLHKAARQVLDQYGGRLPEKAELLQLLPGVGKYTAGAIASIAFGERAPVVDGNVKRVLSRVFNIAQPIDDAAVDRKLWGLAEALVPESDPGDFNQAMMELGARICTPKKPDCGSCPIASECEAFARGVQEKRPVRKPRKTVPHKEIVVAVIAEDGRYLIGKRPPEGMLAGLWEFPGGKVEAGESHQDALVRECREELGVEVKAGGMIATLNHAYTHLKVTLNVYRCVILSGKPRARTHSELMWVRPDAFDEYAFPKANHKFLGLLR
- a CDS encoding sulfatase-like hydrolase/transferase: MTATAVARPADVRPGSPNILLILVDDLGNGDLESHGAPDMKTPHLNALMEAGVRLDNFYANCPVCSPTRAALLSGRYPDLAGVPGVIRTHWDNSWGYLREDIDLLPAVLRRAGYHTAMVGKWHLGLEAPNRPWERGFDHFQGFLGDMMDDYYNHRRHGIHYMRKNERAVFPEGHSTDIFSDWAADYIRYQAEAEAPFFLYLAYNAPHTPIEPPDEWLARVKAREPGIADDRAALVALIEHMDDGIGRTVQALKDTGQYDDTMIIFCSDNGGQASAGGTNGPVRGAKQDMYEGGIKVPGCVSWPARIAPAQRRDDPVMTMDFYPTLCGLAGVPFDPRADGVDLAPALWGDGGVDPDRTMIWMRREGGQYGGQDYYAIRRGPWKLVQNSPFETFELFNLAEDPKEAAPVSGNHPMRAELARALREHVLRAGSVPWQRPPGI